Proteins encoded in a region of the Moritella marina ATCC 15381 genome:
- a CDS encoding CDP-glycerol--glycerophosphate glycerophosphotransferase — MPKKYLFYISQNYSFAILRPLQTEIRRRGGEVSWFLEPNVNADYLSSDEVQLTTVEAINAFNPFAVFVPGNVVPSFIPGLKVTVFHGFDAGKLDWKGKNTHFRIRGCFDLHCSYGKDMTKQFEQLAEKYQTYKVVDTGWPALDPLFTTDTALNPYIDNEDKRPTVLFCSTFSPRFSCAPHIFEAIKKLSESGKWRWLVQFHPKMGADIVEKYKALENDNLTFIETDNVVPLLKSADVMLCDTSSVLLMFLLQRKPVVTFKGNQQGEHLINVSSPEQIELALTEALEQPDELMRKIDDYIEYIHAYTDGNSSARVLDAVDNFTFDSLKSKPLNLLRQLKLRKKLGFWKLS; from the coding sequence ATGCCAAAAAAATATCTTTTTTACATTAGTCAAAATTACAGCTTCGCTATATTAAGACCACTACAAACCGAAATCAGACGCCGTGGTGGAGAAGTCTCATGGTTCTTAGAGCCAAATGTTAATGCCGATTACTTATCTAGCGATGAAGTTCAACTAACAACAGTTGAAGCAATCAACGCCTTCAATCCTTTTGCGGTATTTGTGCCAGGCAATGTAGTACCAAGTTTCATTCCCGGCCTTAAAGTAACAGTATTTCATGGTTTCGATGCAGGAAAACTTGATTGGAAAGGCAAAAATACTCACTTCCGTATCCGTGGCTGTTTTGATTTACATTGCTCATATGGCAAAGACATGACAAAACAATTTGAGCAACTGGCTGAAAAATATCAAACATATAAAGTTGTGGATACGGGATGGCCAGCGTTAGATCCACTATTCACCACAGATACCGCGTTGAATCCATATATTGATAATGAGGACAAAAGACCGACAGTATTGTTCTGCTCTACATTCTCACCGCGTTTTTCTTGTGCCCCACATATTTTTGAAGCGATAAAAAAATTATCAGAATCAGGAAAGTGGCGTTGGTTAGTGCAATTCCATCCCAAAATGGGCGCTGATATTGTTGAGAAATATAAAGCGTTAGAAAATGATAATTTAACTTTTATTGAAACTGATAACGTCGTGCCATTATTAAAAAGTGCTGATGTGATGCTTTGCGATACATCGTCAGTATTATTAATGTTTTTATTACAAAGAAAACCAGTGGTCACCTTTAAAGGTAATCAGCAAGGAGAGCACCTCATCAATGTGAGCAGCCCAGAGCAAATTGAATTAGCTTTAACAGAAGCATTAGAGCAGCCAGATGAACTCATGCGAAAAATTGATGATTACATAGAATATATTCATGCGTATACAGATGGAAACTCAAGTGCAAGAGTATTAGATGCAGTTGATAACTTCACTTTTGACTCATTGAAGAGCAAGCCATTAAATCTATTACGCCAACTGAAATTAAGAAAAAAATTAGGATTCTGGAAACTATCATGA
- the coaD gene encoding pantetheine-phosphate adenylyltransferase, which yields MTVKVIYPGTFDPITNGHADLIERAAKLFDHVIVGVAFNATKKPFFTLEERVQLAKDVTAHLDNVEVVGFSGLLVDFAKEYNASVLIRGLRAVSDFEYEFQLANMNRRLSPDLESVFLTPSEENSFISSTLVKEVAIHNGDVAQFVAPVVCHAILAKIAENNPI from the coding sequence ATGACAGTAAAAGTAATTTACCCAGGTACATTTGATCCGATCACCAATGGTCACGCTGATTTAATCGAGCGCGCAGCAAAACTTTTTGATCACGTGATTGTTGGCGTTGCCTTTAACGCGACAAAGAAACCTTTCTTCACGCTTGAAGAACGTGTGCAATTAGCGAAAGACGTAACAGCCCATTTAGATAATGTGGAAGTGGTTGGGTTTAGTGGCTTGTTAGTTGATTTTGCAAAAGAATATAATGCATCTGTATTGATTCGTGGCTTACGTGCGGTATCTGACTTTGAGTACGAATTCCAACTTGCGAACATGAATCGCCGTTTAAGTCCTGATTTAGAAAGTGTTTTCCTCACACCATCTGAAGAAAATTCGTTTATATCTTCAACATTGGTGAAAGAAGTTGCGATCCACAACGGCGATGTCGCGCAATTCGTCGCCCCAGTGGTATGTCATGCTATTTTAGCGAAGATCGCCGAAAATAACCCGATATAG
- a CDS encoding glycosyltransferase family 9 protein has product MTPPQSICILRFSAIGDVCHAVSVVQAIQRHYPNAKITWVIGKIEAMLVGDLAGVEFIIFDKKTGLKGYSDLRKKLNNRQFDVLLHMQVALRASVASLCIKAKQRWGFDKVRAKEGQWLFTNNKIKPQSQPHVLDGFMAFAEAIGVPVAPPQWDIPLTTQDNLWAHSQLSHTKKNFIICPSASKAERNWSTAGYAEIANYMHENNYQVSICGGPTDSEKQLAKEIIELATVPVNNLVGETSLKQLLAILKHADLVLAPDTGPAHMSTTVGTPVVGLYAHSNPGRTGPYNNLDDVAEVYHQHLPDSEWGVRAKGPDLMDAISIEQVKSCLQKWL; this is encoded by the coding sequence ATGACCCCTCCACAGAGTATCTGTATTTTACGTTTTTCCGCAATTGGCGATGTTTGCCATGCTGTATCTGTTGTACAAGCCATCCAACGCCACTACCCAAACGCCAAGATAACTTGGGTAATAGGTAAAATAGAGGCGATGTTAGTGGGGGATCTCGCCGGTGTTGAATTTATTATTTTTGATAAAAAAACGGGACTGAAAGGCTATTCAGACCTGCGTAAAAAATTAAACAATCGCCAGTTCGATGTATTATTGCACATGCAAGTTGCACTCAGAGCCAGCGTCGCGAGTTTATGCATCAAAGCGAAGCAACGTTGGGGCTTTGATAAAGTCAGAGCCAAAGAAGGCCAATGGCTATTTACAAATAATAAAATAAAACCACAATCTCAACCCCACGTACTTGATGGCTTTATGGCATTTGCCGAAGCGATTGGCGTGCCAGTAGCACCACCGCAGTGGGACATACCGCTTACCACCCAAGATAATTTATGGGCGCATTCACAATTAAGCCATACTAAGAAAAACTTTATTATTTGTCCATCAGCCAGTAAAGCTGAGCGGAATTGGTCAACTGCTGGCTATGCTGAAATAGCTAATTATATGCATGAAAATAATTACCAAGTCTCTATTTGTGGCGGTCCGACCGACAGTGAAAAACAATTAGCCAAAGAGATTATCGAGCTTGCGACAGTGCCAGTGAATAATTTGGTGGGAGAAACGTCACTAAAACAATTACTCGCCATTCTAAAACATGCTGACCTAGTGCTCGCGCCAGATACAGGCCCCGCACACATGAGTACCACAGTCGGAACACCTGTTGTCGGTTTATATGCGCACAGTAATCCAGGACGCACAGGTCCTTATAATAATCTAGATGATGTCGCTGAAGTTTATCATCAACATTTACCCGATAGTGAATGGGGTGTAAGAGCCAAAGGTCCTGATTTAATGGACGCAATTTCGATTGAGCAAGTCAAATCTTGCTTACAAAAATGGCTTTAA